A region of the Plasmodium vinckei vinckei genome assembly, chromosome: PVVCY_11 genome:
AAAACAGTAGTTATATATTGAGAACAACAATCGGATCCATAAAATGGCACACATATCTTTAAAgttgttaatatattttttaaatttttttcactaatttcttcattttctgaattataaaaatgatctAATATGtttacaataatataacttcctaatcttttatttgattttaaacattttataaaagaatCTTGTAAATCTTTTTCACTTACACAATCATATCGTCCATCATTGTTGATAAATTCGATagggaaataataaaatgctATATCTATCAatgattttaaatattcattttctttttcccATGAAAATATGCCACTAGCATGTTCTTTTTCaactttttcattttctgcATTATCACCATTCTCAACACCATCATAAATGTTTATCATTGGTGAGTCAGCACTAAGaggtaatatatatttattacataatatatatatgatgtcaaataaaactaaaatatttctagGATCAGATTCACCTTCTAATTGTActtgtattttattaataaaatttggaatattttgtatttcatttttaaaatgttctaatgatattaaaattatcttataatattttaatctTACTATTTGTAAATAACTTGGTGCAAATACATGTTTAAATATtgttttcataattttataaacaatacaagtattcttttctttaattttttcatcttcagattcttcttcattttcGGATTCTTCAAAATCATTGTCTCGTCTATTATATCTTTCATGCTGACCCTCACAACTGCTTCTCCAAGATCCATCACTTTCATTTTCACTATTATAATTgctataataatttgatatagtattttcatttatttcacCATTTTCACTAcctattattttatttttatcattaatattcatattatttttcccttttttattttttgaaataaacaATTCCTTATATTCTTCTGTAACCTCATCACAGTATCGCATTTCTTcaatttgatttttatatcgatcaaaaataattaaaaaaaaattcaaaactCCATTTATGCAATGCCAAtcttcaatttttttaataaaaaaatgaactaTAGCTCTAAAATATTCTATTTCTAATTCTATAAAATCTATTTCTTCAAATAATTGAGAAATTAAATTTACTGATGTCcctctttttatattttcattacaAAAGTTGTATTTCTttaaatacataataatGTCAATTagctttttatttttttttttttgatcaatttgtccttttttttctgaacaGGTCATGTCATTTTTACACTCTACACTTGTAGTTATTGCACTGGATGTGCAGTCATTTTCTTCACGTTTTTCTGTTTTCTCGtcattttctataaaatCAAGTAGCTTTTTTAGTATCTcgtttcttatttttttttcttctttatctttatttttttcataaattagttctttttttttttcttttccatAACGGAACATTGCCTGTTCAGGTGAAATGTATTCCTCTATCAGCTTTTCCACTtcatccattttttttaacaagcATGTGTgcacaaaaaaaaggtaGCTTCACGCGTTTTTCTTATTCTCTTATTGTGTATTAATTTGCAAATATGCGGATCGatctattatattaatattttatggatATGCAAAATCTGTACCtatgcatgtatatatttattatgtatttttttcacagCTAGCTATTATAGActgatttttatttcccgTCGAGCTATAACCCAACTAATATCCTTAATTTTCTTCAGTAgacaatattttattttataaaaaattataataaaatactcTCTATTTTATAACCTTCTTATACATGCATATGCAATGATCAATCAAAATGTTTGGAAATAATTCCAATTTTTTCTCTTCTgccataaaatatgtttatgaataataaaaaaaaaaactaaaacattattaacaaacataaatattatgaacaaTGCATGTACAACACCATATGCTggtaatatacaaaaagtTTTTCtcttatataaaaagaggcttataattttgttatctttttttaatgatataGTTCGTAAaataactatatatatatattcataactATATTTGAGACTTTGcaaatatgaacaaaataaataaaaataataaaatatgtatacaatatatataatgaaaaatagagatattatattctatgattacatatatatatatgatcatttttatgtttgaATTTTCCTTCaccatatatttatttcctatttctacttatatatttttttatgaatatttataatcatATTTCCATAACCATGCGCTAAATACACatacaaaatattcatgcatatattatcacATTTTGTGAATTCAatagttaaaaaaagagaaataaataatattatatatatacacatattattaattgtatatatgtacttATTCATATTCcataaaaattacatatttaatttatttagcaatttttgttttcacAAACTTCATTCTATTTAAttatgttatataaatttctacatatgtatagaattatatatacaatttattCCCCCAAGTTATatcatcatatttttaaactcTTCCTgagtaattattttttattgaaaatattaataaatatattttttcattctttattaaatatgtatatataaatatattttacatttatatattatgtttgtataaatattcgaatttttttaatatttttctatacatttttagagtattattattttgttaacAGCTATTTTACTTGTTTCCTTCAGCGTaccaaattttatataaaaggaaaaaagtTAGGTTAAACTATAttacctttttttttttacttataaaaaatgtatatataattatacagttcttatatatttgagAATAAAACAGATAAATACttgtttataaatttaaaaacgtaaaaatggatatatatatgtatatgctacaattaaaattgtaatttacagttaaattaaattacaACATACAAAGCTGCAATCAAATATAATCATACGCATAAGAAACCAAAACAgccaaataataatatacacaaaaatcagtgaaaaagaaaatgtaaatatatctatatcCCTTTAAtgaagtatatatattatcacaTATATTGTTTCTTCCCTATTTTGTCTGCCAACAATTTAGACACTTACCATTGGTTTTATACTACTTCTGGGATATCAAGTTTGCAAATTGTTTAAGCTCATctttatacatttattagAACAACAACACGTtagtaaaattatataaccACCATTTGTTTGACATGATCAAGATATATGATGGCACATATCATCGAAGAGgagttaaaaaatattataaggGATATATACGTATCCCCTATATTGACTAATAGTAGTAGAACAGTAAAAAGAGAAATTGCATTTTTCCTCggattaaatattaatgaattaCTAAATCCATTGGGGGGATctgattatttaataattgatgaaaaagaaaatgttgATTTAAGTTTAAAtgcaaatattaatataaattatataaataaaaataatattttatctgaaaaaatattaagtaataaaaattttaaagtaTCTTTTATAGATGTAGAAGATTATGAAAATCTAAAATTAGAACacattgaaaaaatattaatagataatatttcatataatgAACCACAATATTCtgacatatataataaatctaATTTAgatgcatattttaataaaaataataaggataatatttatacaaatataaaatattttgaaaatatatgcttaaattcaaaaattgttcataaagatattaaaaatgatattaaaaaaagacaaagcCAATATTCATCCTATAATGAAAATCAAATTGTATGTCAAACAGTTGACAAATtcaatacaaaaaataaacaaaataaatatgatcaatatataaatgattcTACTGCATCTGATTCTTccgaacaaaataatataactcgtatacaaaaatataatgctttttttttgccatggttttataattattttaaaacttcatggaaatatatgcatCTATATAATAGTTTGTCTGTCTCCCCATTAGGTatcatatgcatatgtagTACCAAAGATAAcgatattattaatttatataaatctatgatcaattataatattaaaaaaaataatgtatatattaattcaaATATTCCTAAATGCATAATATTACTACATGTATCAAATAGTGACGATGATGAAATAGAAACAGATgttcaaaaaatttttgtaaacattcaatcaaattttttaaactataaatgccatttattaattataaaagcTAGAAGATTTATAGATGCATGGGATAAATATcatgataataaagaatcgcaaataaatttgaattatCATATTCCATCATCAACCAATATAAACAATCAAAATGAAGACCATAATGAACATAACTTAAGCACACACCAAACAGTAGAAAGTAATGGAAAAGACAAACAGCCAAATGAATTACAACCAGAACAATACATCAAACTAAATCATATTCAAACATTTTATGCAAACTATTTAGTTGCAAACCCttttaaagaaattaacaataataataatatatccgtttttaaaaatgttaaggATATTGAagattttcaaaaaaaaaaaaaagaattatcaactgatttaaataaaatttatgaatatataaattcagataatgtaatatatataagtaaaaataCACCTCTATATATtgacaatatatatttctgcTCATGTTTAAATCATATAgatattatatcattaaaaatgtttatacataattttgtaaagaCAAGAGTTCTTTCATATATCACTACAATcactaataatataaataaccTAATAttaagtaataaaaaaagtataaagagccaattaaaatttatgtggaaaaaaacaaagttTAATTTTACTACATCTGATGCAGCTTTATATGTTGCTGAACAAACTAGCAATGCTATTATGACAGCAGCACAAAATGTACTAGCTCCGAATTTAGACATGTATGAAGGAAAAACACATTTAAAAGGTTTGCAAATAACTGATGGGAAAACAGATACCCCTAATAATAGCCAAACAAATTATTCTACTTATGAAAATGAATcagaaaattatgataaagATCCGAGTTCTGGTGTCGCTGGAAATGATAATTATGAAGGTGCATTagctaaaaataaagaagatggaaatataaaaaatgtatcaaAAATAGAAAGTGCTGAAGAAAGTGGAATAAAAACGTATAATAAAGATTCATtagaaaatatgtataaaactTTAAgtgatatttattttattttagaaGAATATGAACtttcttataatatattaaaaatatgtataaacgAATTTAAACATAGTAAAGAATATGCTTATTTAGCAAGTctatatgaattatttagtttgtgtatttttaatatgagcaatataaataaaaaagatatattatattatcttGATATGAGCTATCAAatgtattataaaatattttatctaaACAACATGTTTATATGTTCTATacttaattattatatgtctATAATTTGTGACATTAAAACAGATGAACCAGTCAATATACTCATCAATGCAAATTTTGACTTCTCATGCATTGACGATAAAATTAGCAcaagaaataatataagcAAATTGGAATtccaaattaataatattagatCAGCTTTATTACTAGAGCAAATTACATACAGTTATAAAAAACCGAAACCcgctaaaaataaaaatataattgataAATCACGAGAAACGCCTATCTATCGTCATTCCCAAATTATAGAACCCACcaatttagaaaaaaaactatcTTATAATACTTCAACAAGTTCactaaataatgataagaATGTTTTTCAATATAGTATGTCTGGAAATGACAGTTCAGCAATGTATAATACGAAGCATAGTTTGGAAGGCGGTACACAGAATAGCCAAAACATGCACCGAGATAGTGTTTATGCACAAAATTGCCAAAACGCGCACCGAGATAGTGTTTATGCACAAAATAAGGATCGTAATTCAAGtcttgaaaatataaaaaaaataaacctAATGAGCAAaatagaagaaaatgatcaaaaatataaatccaGAAAATACTTATTCGATTTGACATTAGCTGGACATacatttaataaatgtggatttaaaaaattagctTTATTTTGCTATTCAaaatctttaaaaaaatatgaaaaaaaaaaaatgaaacatatatatgaacatttacattttatgATGGCTAGACAAGCATTTAGCATAAACCTATATTATGAAGCATTAcaacattatatatgtattttaaaTTCTATATCTAAATATTATGAGCAATCCTATATCCTTAACAgaaatatagatatatattcGATATCAGTAGATAaagaaattaattttataagaGAATTTGCATATGTCtacaaaatatacatgGATAAAGTATTAAACCTTTTTACTAAACCAAATGGAAAACAAATAAACTCATTTTCTGAAATTGATTCCATTTTTAACGACACAAATTAtgagcaaaaaaaaaatatagatggTCATGAAAATAGTAATGCATCATCCgaatataataagaatAATCCTGGTGATATTATAAAACCtttgaatttaaaaattccaTTAATTTGCCAACGAAATAATGAAAGCTTATTTGCTAATTCGATTTATGTTtctaaaacaaatatatataaattaaaaaaaaataatagtataaataatattaattattttgatatatttgaaaataatttatataaaataaaaaattataacacAACTATACAAGATATGTATAGTATTATGACAAAAGATGTAAACCATATTTCGAGTGATCATATTAattctttaaattatttatttattacttataaaaattttattaattcaaTATATAACAACTCTATAGATTTAGAAAATGGTGAAATATGTGCCCCtgaaaaagggaaaaataaacaaaacgACAACATCGATGCAATTGAAAagataaatcaaaataatatacctATTGACACACATAGCTATCCTAATAAAGATGATGgcttttttcaaaaatcgGTCAACATCTCTCCGTTTGTTTGTAtcgaaaataaaaatctgtttatttcatatacaAACGAGTTGAGAGAAAAACTTAAAAACAGTATCgaattttcaaataatgctcaaataaaaaatatatatcaaacaAATTTTTCTAAACAAGAACttcaaattaataataaatatattcaataTGCATCGAAAGGggatttaatttttgtcACATTTACTTTGATCAATCCTCTTCATACAAAAGTAGAATGTCAAGGTACACATTtatgtgcatatttttataatcaaaaaataaatcaagatattattgttgaaaaaaaaattcttaTTCTAGAATCAAAAGAATCTCGTACTTTCACTTTATATCTTCGTCCACTTAAACATGGATTACTTTTTATCTCAGGTATGTTTAccccttttttattacatctatatttgtttaattattattttatttactttctaatcataatatttcataattttcattcttTATAGGAATTGTTTGGGATCTGTTTGGACTCGTAAAGAcatatcaaaatttttacaCTCATGGATTAAAACAGTTAAACAAAAGATTCGATAAAAtgcataaattaaaatatgatgaaatatttaatgtaGATGatgatatacaaaaaaaaaataaaattattaaaaagttatataaagaaaataataaatatatatggtcaaataatataggaATGATTCAAAAGAgaagtttaaaaaaaacagataCCTACGAAATAGATCAtagattattatattatatatatgataaaacatatttatttgattttatatttgaaaatatttattcaaaaaatagaaaaaaacaaaataattatgaaattGATTTAATAGAACTATTAGAAGGTGAAGAAATGGAaatcaaatttaaaattgttaatcATTCATCAATACCATTAACATATTTGAATTTGTGTATAACACCTTGTAACTTGTTTACATGTTATAAGGTTGactataatgataatactACATTTAATGTCTTAGAGAATTCATTAAACTCGATACAAAAATgtgataattataaaacagAACAAAATAGTGATGACTCTATTTCTATTGATAACGAATTATATTGCGAAGAGTTTGTCGACATAAATAACTGTTCCGTTTTTAAGCAaaagtttaaaaataaaaatatacaaaatataaaaataaaaggaaatttaaaaaaaaatgatacatttattttatatcttaAAGTTGATTCAACATATAGTGGATTTCATAAATGTCTTATAACTATGATATGTGGAAATgacattaataataatccaAATAAACAGACAAATAATGTTTCTTTAACATACCCTGATATTTTccttgaaaaaaaagaatcaTCCTACTTATTCCTTAGAATGCTTAATGTTATACCTATAATCAAACTTATCACATAtcctttaaataaatataataatgaacaaaattttatttatttcctttttcaaaacttatgtaaaaatggaatttatttatataatttacatCTTGAATATAATCCCAATAGCACAGATAAAGgaaaacatatatacacaaaTTTTACAGAAACAAATGAAGCTAAAGaggataaaaataaatatataaaactatttaatttttattcctcaaatattttatttataaaaaaaaatcaaactCTTACATCCTTATTCTATTCAGATAAAAACATTATGCAAAACAACATGTTAGAACATCATTCCATGGATCATTTAGACAGTTTGATATCCTCCCTTCATACTTccttttttgtaaatataaattggATATCTAACCAATCTggtgttttaaaaaaaggatatataaaaaaaaaagtaaccTTTTCCAATGATATATTAACTTTTTCAGTCGATCCATTTgataaagatatatttataaataatcaaaatgacaaacttataaaaattggaaTTAACATACATAATAATTCCAATTTCGATATTTTTGATTGTTATGTACATGCTAGAGAAATGGAAGCAATGCATTTTCTATCCACAGTCGACCAAGTTGGTGATAAAGAAAGTGATACAAGTTTTAGTGATGAAGATGTAGAACCTGTAGATggtaaatatatgcatactgATTATGAGggtcaaaatatttatgaacaaaatagTGAACACAGTTCTGAACATAATTCTGATTTTTCCGAAATATATGAACATATAACCaaagaaattataaatgtcaaaaatcaaataaaagtagataaaatggaagaaaaaaataaaataatttcccACTACTCATATAAATCAACCTTAGCTGacgaaataaatattcaaaaaaattctaTAAGTGCAAAAATTAATGTACCAAAATATAATCCCATAAcagaaaattattataaaagtgACAATAACAATTTCGAAGTATCAGTTATGAACTATTCTACATTAtctaattataaaaatagtgaacatattcaaaataaGGAAGACAAATTAGGGTATAGCTtagagaaaaataatattactgATTTTTCAATAGGTCTTACACAAAAATCTAAAttaattgataaaaaaaaaaaaaaactttacAATCTTTTTGTCCATAATACCTTTATACACGATTACAACAATCCTAATGATTTTCTTCGATTAACatatgatgaaataaataaaaaagaaaagaaaaattctGAACAGTTTATTTCAATGAATGGTTTTACCTTTGTAggaataatacaaaaacatattaaaaaaatcaaaaaacacacacaaaaaaaaatattttttaatatcctttttacaaaagaaggcatttataatataaataaatttcatGTTGTGTTTAAGTTGAATGGcgaattttttatgtttaaacctttaaatgaattaattgtccaaattcataaataaatattacaacCTACTCTCTTAAAATGTGCTAAAGTCTTTTATGTAAAAGAATTtccataataaatatatatccataatttttatggcATATATCTACATTATTacttgttttattatttgaaggTTAAATTTTccgtatatatacattaccTACTTATTCATTCACCTTTTTAATTGCCTATTCtttggatttttttttactatatatgcatttttttttaattaaaatttttaactATAATCCGCCTTAACcttattttaattcattttattttgtataaatgtattaaatatatataatcgcttcaaatttattacttaaaaattatccaatatttattttcctttttttaatcagTAGAAAAGGGCAGGGAACATATAACTCCTGTTTAAGCTTTTGTTTCATGAACCTTTTCAATCAATACATAcacaaattaatatttatgtcATAAAGGAGGGGggaaatttaattataacccccatatattaacattttcctatatatatacatttttttttctttaacaCATATAtcatgatatatttttttgaaatatggAATggtgattattttttcttttacgGTAATGAGACACGAcgtatattaaatttttacaatacAACATCCCCATCCATATATgatctaaaaaaaaatgtactaaataaaatgcaataaataaaatataataaaaatatatataatataaaataggaaaataataaaatggtagaaataaataatcataCCAACGTAATTATACGTATATATACTGATCGagttaaataaattaaacaGCTTTAAAAGAggaaaggaaaaaataattgaaatGTATCcaacatatttttgttcaattatgcatatattacatatatatatatatatatatgtaattatattgtaaaaaaaaataagtaactttttgatatttatagaaatgctctaaatatataaataaatataatatatatagccaATTTAAGATGGCTTTATGCTTTCACTTTCTTTGACCTTTATATtcaagtaaaaataaatatataataatatatagatatatatatatatagcgtaataattcatatttaaatatacatgttttttttattaacagttcataacat
Encoded here:
- a CDS encoding trafficking protein particle complex subunit 8, putative, whose product is MMAHIIEEELKNIIRDIYVSPILTNSSRTVKREIAFFLGLNINELLNPLGGSDYLIIDEKENVDLSLNANININYINKNNILSEKILSNKNFKVSFIDVEDYENLKLEHIEKILIDNISYNEPQYSDIYNKSNLDAYFNKNNKDNIYTNIKYFENICLNSKIVHKDIKNDIKKRQSQYSSYNENQIVCQTVDKFNTKNKQNKYDQYINDSTASDSSEQNNITRIQKYNAFFLPWFYNYFKTSWKYMHLYNSLSVSPLGIICICSTKDNDIINLYKSMINYNIKKNNVYINSNIPKCIILLHVSNSDDDEIETDVQKIFVNIQSNFLNYKCHLLIIKARRFIDAWDKYHDNKESQINLNYHIPSSTNINNQNEDHNEHNLSTHQTVESNGKDKQPNELQPEQYIKLNHIQTFYANYLVANPFKEINNNNNISVFKNVKDIEDFQKKKKELSTDLNKIYEYINSDNVIYISKNTPLYIDNIYFCSCLNHIDIISLKMFIHNFVKTRVLSYITTITNNINNLILSNKKSIKSQLKFMWKKTKFNFTTSDAALYVAEQTSNAIMTAAQNVLAPNLDMYEGKTHLKGLQITDGKTDTPNNSQTNYSTYENESENYDKDPSSGVAGNDNYEGALAKNKEDGNIKNVSKIESAEESGIKTYNKDSLENMYKTLSDIYFILEEYELSYNILKICINEFKHSKEYAYLASLYELFSLCIFNMSNINKKDILYYLDMSYQMYYKIFYLNNMFICSILNYYMSIICDIKTDEPVNILINANFDFSCIDDKISTRNNISKLEFQINNIRSALLLEQITYSYKKPKPAKNKNIIDKSRETPIYRHSQIIEPTNLEKKLSYNTSTSSLNNDKNVFQYSMSGNDSSAMYNTKHSLEGGTQNSQNMHRDSVYAQNCQNAHRDSVYAQNKDRNSSLENIKKINLMSKIEENDQKYKSRKYLFDLTLAGHTFNKCGFKKLALFCYSKSLKKYEKKKMKHIYEHLHFMMARQAFSINLYYEALQHYICILNSISKYYEQSYILNRNIDIYSISVDKEINFIREFAYVYKIYMDKVLNLFTKPNGKQINSFSEIDSIFNDTNYEQKKNIDGHENSNASSEYNKNNPGDIIKPLNLKIPLICQRNNESLFANSIYVSKTNIYKLKKNNSINNINYFDIFENNLYKIKNYNTTIQDMYSIMTKDVNHISSDHINSLNYLFITYKNFINSIYNNSIDLENGEICAPEKGKNKQNDNIDAIEKINQNNIPIDTHSYPNKDDGFFQKSVNISPFVCIENKNLFISYTNELREKLKNSIEFSNNAQIKNIYQTNFSKQELQINNKYIQYASKGDLIFVTFTLINPLHTKVECQGTHLCAYFYNQKINQDIIVEKKILILESKESRTFTLYLRPLKHGLLFISGIVWDLFGLVKTYQNFYTHGLKQLNKRFDKMHKLKYDEIFNVDDDIQKKNKIIKKLYKENNKYIWSNNIGMIQKRSLKKTDTYEIDHRLLYYIYDKTYLFDFIFENIYSKNRKKQNNYEIDLIELLEGEEMEIKFKIVNHSSIPLTYLNLCITPCNLFTCYKVDYNDNTTFNVLENSLNSIQKCDNYKTEQNSDDSISIDNELYCEEFVDINNCSVFKQKFKNKNIQNIKIKGNLKKNDTFILYLKVDSTYSGFHKCLITMICGNDINNNPNKQTNNVSLTYPDIFLEKKESSYLFLRMLNVIPIIKLITYPLNKYNNEQNFIYFLFQNLCKNGIYLYNLHLEYNPNSTDKGKHIYTNFTETNEAKEDKNKYIKLFNFYSSNILFIKKNQTLTSLFYSDKNIMQNNMLEHHSMDHLDSLISSLHTSFFVNINWISNQSGVLKKGYIKKKVTFSNDILTFSVDPFDKDIFINNQNDKLIKIGINIHNNSNFDIFDCYVHAREMEAMHFLSTVDQVGDKESDTSFSDEDVEPVDGKYMHTDYEGQNIYEQNSEHSSEHNSDFSEIYEHITKEIINVKNQIKVDKMEEKNKIISHYSYKSTLADEINIQKNSISAKINVPKYNPITENYYKSDNNNFEVSVMNYSTLSNYKNSEHIQNKEDKLGYSLEKNNITDFSIGLTQKSKLIDKKKKKLYNLFVHNTFIHDYNNPNDFLRLTYDEINKKEKKNSEQFISMNGFTFVGIIQKHIKKIKKHTQKKIFFNILFTKEGIYNINKFHVVFKLNGEFFMFKPLNELIVQIHK